In Carya illinoinensis cultivar Pawnee chromosome 7, C.illinoinensisPawnee_v1, whole genome shotgun sequence, the following are encoded in one genomic region:
- the LOC122314865 gene encoding heavy metal-associated isoprenylated plant protein 36-like isoform X2 yields the protein MANKPPEEAPETLKYQTWVLKVSIHCEGCKKKVKKILQSIEGVYTTTVDAQQHKVTVTGNVDADTLIKKLQRSGRKHAELIPEKKEKSGKSKKNEKQRGEKNNSEENDNDNKDSEEGGDQVDEEDGEIDEPAGGNGGGGGEGGAKKKKKKKKKQGQSGNPATNDASQNSGNAPADSNNSPAALNDQLAPSLGAMNLSPPRQHHVHPYPPSMYHHPPPPLYGMSYNTAYPRSSTATAYYAPAPMHANSNTYFHPEIYPPLLPLAHPMDTYADDDDQSQCSLM from the exons ATGGCAAACAAACCACCTGAAGAAGCCCCAGAAACCTTGAAATACCAG ACATGGGTCTTGAAAGTCTCAATCCACTGCGAAGGCTGCAAGAAGAAAGTCAAGAAAATTCTGCAAAGCATTGAAG GTGTTTATACGACCACTGTGGATGCTCAGCAGCATAAGGTTACAGTGACCGGTAACGTGGACGCAGATACTCTAATCAAGAAGCTTCAGAGATCAGGCCGAAAACACGCCGAGCTTATTCCTGAGAAGAAAGAGAAGTCTGGAAAATCAAAGAAGAACGAAAAGCAGAGGGGTGAGAAAAATAATagtgaagaaaatgataatgataataaaGACTCTGAAGAAGGTGGTGATCAGGTAGATGAAGAGGACGGTGAAATTGACGAGCCAGCTGGAGGTAACGGtggtggaggaggagaaggaggagccaagaagaagaaaaagaagaagaagaagcaaggaCAAAGCGGCAATCCGGCCACCAACGACGCCAGTCAGAATTCCGGCAATGCACCTGCAGACAGTAATAATTCTCCGGCAGCTCTCAATGACCAGCTGGCACCATCCCTGGGAGCGATGAATCTCAGCCCTCCTCGTCAACATCATGTGCATCCATATCCACCATCTATGTATCATCATCCTCCACCACCACTCTACGGAATGAGTTACAATACGGCGTACCCTAGAAGCAGCACTGCTACTGCATATTATGCCCCAGCTCCCATGCATGCCAACAGTAATACGTACTTCCACCCGGAGATCTACCCGCCGCTACTACCACTTGCCCATCCGATGGACACATATGCTGACGACGACGACCAGAGCCAATGCTCACTCATGTGA
- the LOC122314865 gene encoding heavy metal-associated isoprenylated plant protein 36-like isoform X1, with protein MANKPPEEAPETLKYQTWVLKVSIHCEGCKKKVKKILQSIEGFCPILALIRVYTTTVDAQQHKVTVTGNVDADTLIKKLQRSGRKHAELIPEKKEKSGKSKKNEKQRGEKNNSEENDNDNKDSEEGGDQVDEEDGEIDEPAGGNGGGGGEGGAKKKKKKKKKQGQSGNPATNDASQNSGNAPADSNNSPAALNDQLAPSLGAMNLSPPRQHHVHPYPPSMYHHPPPPLYGMSYNTAYPRSSTATAYYAPAPMHANSNTYFHPEIYPPLLPLAHPMDTYADDDDQSQCSLM; from the exons ATGGCAAACAAACCACCTGAAGAAGCCCCAGAAACCTTGAAATACCAG ACATGGGTCTTGAAAGTCTCAATCCACTGCGAAGGCTGCAAGAAGAAAGTCAAGAAAATTCTGCAAAGCATTGAAGGTTTTTGCCCAATTTTAGCACTAATAC GTGTTTATACGACCACTGTGGATGCTCAGCAGCATAAGGTTACAGTGACCGGTAACGTGGACGCAGATACTCTAATCAAGAAGCTTCAGAGATCAGGCCGAAAACACGCCGAGCTTATTCCTGAGAAGAAAGAGAAGTCTGGAAAATCAAAGAAGAACGAAAAGCAGAGGGGTGAGAAAAATAATagtgaagaaaatgataatgataataaaGACTCTGAAGAAGGTGGTGATCAGGTAGATGAAGAGGACGGTGAAATTGACGAGCCAGCTGGAGGTAACGGtggtggaggaggagaaggaggagccaagaagaagaaaaagaagaagaagaagcaaggaCAAAGCGGCAATCCGGCCACCAACGACGCCAGTCAGAATTCCGGCAATGCACCTGCAGACAGTAATAATTCTCCGGCAGCTCTCAATGACCAGCTGGCACCATCCCTGGGAGCGATGAATCTCAGCCCTCCTCGTCAACATCATGTGCATCCATATCCACCATCTATGTATCATCATCCTCCACCACCACTCTACGGAATGAGTTACAATACGGCGTACCCTAGAAGCAGCACTGCTACTGCATATTATGCCCCAGCTCCCATGCATGCCAACAGTAATACGTACTTCCACCCGGAGATCTACCCGCCGCTACTACCACTTGCCCATCCGATGGACACATATGCTGACGACGACGACCAGAGCCAATGCTCACTCATGTGA